The stretch of DNA TTGAAGAGGCAGAGAAAAAATTACAAAAGATGCGAGAAGGGATGAATAATATACAGGGCCCGCTTGCAGATAAAATTAAAAGTGAAATTAACAGTCTTGAAGGATCGATAAAAATTGCCAAAATTGTGATGGACTTAGAAAAATTAACGACTGTTGATGAACTAGCAAAACAGCTACAAATACTATCTTCAATTCCGAGCGAAGATGGGAAAGTAGTAAAAGAACAAATTATGAATCGAATCGTTCAACTATCGATTGAAGATGCGGAAAAAGAGCTGGAAAATCGACAATTTACGAGAGCACTTGCGATTGCGGATAGAGGCTTGCAATATGCGTTAAACGATGAAAGGTTGCTAGCTTTTAAAGAGAAAGTGCAGCTAGATCAACAAGCATTTGAACAAGCGGAAATAGAGAGAATAGAACGAGCGAAAGAAGCTGCTGCACAAGAAGAATTAAAAAATAGAACAGCGGCGGTTGAAGTTGTTTCCTTTGAGGCAGAAATGGATGAATTCAAAGGGTTAGTCGTATCAGGAGAAATAAAAAATGTGGCAACAGCAGACATTTCATCGATTACTGTTTCTTACAAAATATTAGATAAAAACCGGAAAGAAATAGAGGAACGTTCGACAACTGTTTTCCCATATACGCTAAGCCCTGGAGAAACTGGTAAGTTTGAAGACTACTATTTTGACGTAGACGATGAAGTGACGGTTGAAATTGATAACATTACTTGGTTTGTAGAATAAGGAGGAGAACGTAATTGAAAAAAGTTTGGGTGTTAAACGCAATACTCTCCTTATTAATAGTCGCAGCTGGTGTATATGCTTGGTCTTGGGTGAAAAATACGTTACCGAAACAATTAGCGGCCCCATCTAGTTTATATATTCAAGCAGAGGAAACGAAGAAAGAGGAAGTGAATCCTCAATTAAAGGAAATCATTTATGAGGCGCAAAAATTAGTCGTGAAAATAGAAATTGCGGACGGATCTTTTGGGTCAGGTTTCCTCTACAATAATCAAGGAGATATTATAACGAATGCGCATGTCGTTGCGAATGCGAAAGAAGTAAAAGTAATTACTGTTGATTCAAAAGAATTAACAGGTGAAGTGATTGGCATTAGCGTGGATACAGATATTGCGGTTGTTCGTGTACTGGAACTAGAAGGAACGAAGCCGTTAAGAATAGCAAACAATCAAAAAGCAGAACTCGGAGATGAAGTAATTGCTTTAGGAAGTCCACTTGGGCTACAAAACACAGTCACAACTGGAATTGTTAGTGGTGTTGGCAGATCTTTTCACATCGAGCCTTTCCGATACGAGGATATGTACCAAATATCCGCACCAATTGCTCCAGGAAATAGTGGTGGACCATTAATCGACACAAGAACGGGCGAAGTAATCGGGATTAATTCAGCTGTCATGGAGCAAGGAGTAATCGGATTTAGTATTCCAATCAACAATGTCATTAGTTTAATAAGAAGTTGGTCGGAAACACCGATGACATCACTGCCGAGAGTGGGTGTAGCGGTACCTGGAAACAACAACGGGCAATCTTCCAGTAACGAAGACATTGCAAACTATATTGCTCAATATTATTTTGAAAGTATTAATCATCGAGACTATGTTACTGCGTATTCTTTACTCGGAAGTGAGTTGCAATCAACGTTATCATACGAAGAGTTTCGTGCGGATTTTATGAATGTATTAGCTGTTGAAATAAACAGCACGTTCACGGAAATGGTGGATCGAAATGTGAACGTAACAGTACTCATCCAAACTCAACAGCGTGGGGATGATGGCCTAACCTTCACTAATTATGAATGCAATTTTGTACTTGGATTAGAAAATGATCAAATGAAAATACTGTCCAAAGATCGGAAAAAAATAGACTAGAAGTGGTTGTCCCAAAAGTTAGTAGAAGCCTGACTTTTGGGGCTTTTTTTGTTCGTCCATTTGAGTTTGGACTGGTACGTTTAGCACGGGGGTCTGTTGGAGCCAAACCGATTTTGGACAGCTGCGTCAAAAAGCTCATTAAGTGCGTCAATTATTTATCCAGCTGCATCAAAAAGTTCGCCAAGTGCGTCAATTACTTATCCAGCTGCGTCAAAAAGTTCGCCAAGTGCGTCAATTACTTATCCAGCTGCGTCGAAAAGTTCGCCAAGTGCGTCAAATAATTTTCCAGCTGTGTCAATAAAATTGCCAAGTGCGTCAATTAATAAGTGCTGTTGGCACAAAAGCGCGGATGGTTGGCCGAAAAAAGAGTTCAGTTGGCGCAAAAGCGTGGGTGGTTGGCCGAAAAAAGAGTTCAGTTGGCGCAAAAGCGCGGGTGGTTGGCCGAAAAAAGTGTCCAGATGGCGCAAAAGCGCGGGTGGTTGGCCGAAAAAAGTGTCCAGATGGCGCAAAAGCGTTGGTGGTTGGCCGAAAAAAGAGTTCAGTTGGCGCAAAAGCGTGGGTGGTTGGCCGAAAAAAGAGTTCAGATGGCGCAAAAGCGCGGGTGGTTGGCCGAAAAAAGAGTTCAGTTGGCGCAAAAGCGCGGGTGGTTGGCCGAAAAAAGTGTCCAGATGGCGCAAAAGCGCGGGTGGTTGGCCGAAAAAGGTGTCCAGTTGGCGTAAAAGCGCGGATAGATGGCCGAAAATTTGTGCTCTTGGCAAAAAAAGCTCATGAGGTTGGCCGAAATAAAAATCCGATAGACGCAATCTACTTGCAACTAAACCATAAATAGCAGAACCTGCAACACAATCAAACATATTCACTCGACCTTGTCTAACTTTTTCTCCAATCGATAGCTATAATCTGAAAACTTGTCTCATATGATGGTTAGTAGTCTAGAATACGTGGACGACCTCTTAATGGGAGAAGGGAGAAAGAAGCATGAAGAAGTTTTACAAAGGAGTACTCCTATTAGCGCTGGCAGCATTTTTAGGGGAAAGTTTAGAGTTTCTTGTCAACATGGTTTTAGCGAAGCAGCTAGGAGAAGTTGGACTAGGGCTTTACATGTCGATTATGCCAGTCATTTTTTTAGTCGTCATTATTGCAAGTCTTGAGTTGCCGGTATCGGTCTCGAAATTTGTGGCGGAAAAAGAGCAAAAATATCACGTTAGTATGCTTCGTCATACGTTTAAATTAACGTTGAAATTTACTATTATTTATTTACTATTAGCAGCGATCGTCTTACCAAATATACCAGTTTTCCAAAGTTATCATCCGTTAGTAAAGTGGCTCGTTCTACTATTAATTCCGATTATCTCGTTTACTTCAATTGTAAGAGGCTACTTTATGGGAAAACAGATGATGGGGAAAATCGCCTTTTCCAACTTTTTAAGAAAAGCTGTGCAACTAGTTTTACTCACAGTCGTTTACTACTTGTTTCAATTTAGTTTACAAACTTCGATCCTTATTGCAATCTGTACGTTTATCGGAACAGAGCTCGTTGTTTGTCTTTACTTAGTACTTATGTATTTCACTCAATGGAGAAAAATGAAAACAGAGCCTAACAGTGAATTAGCAAAAAGTACAGTACATGCGAGTCTTTTACAAGTCTCTATCCCAACAACAGCGATGAGAATTTTTCATTCTGTAACGCATGCAGTTCAACCGTTTTTAATTAAAATTGCCTTATTAAAAGCAGGCTTTACGGAAACGATGGCGTTAGAACAATTCGGGCTACTTGCTGGAGTTGCAATTACGATTGGATTTTTCCCAGCATTCATTGCTCACTCTTTAATGATTGTTCTTATCCCAACTGTGTCAGAAGCTCATTCAAAAGGAGACCATGTCAAGTTACAAAAGCTACTACAACAAGTAATGTTCATTACTTTTTTATACGGCATTCCAGCAGTCATTGTTTGTTACATATTCGCTGATCCGTTAACACATATCTTTTTTGAAAATTCATCAGCATCCACCTATTTACAATTGTTGTGGCCGAATTTCCTCTTTAACTTTATTGTCATTCCGTTACAAGCGTTTATGATTGGGCTTGGCTTAATAAAAGATGCGTTTATTCATATCGTTTGGTCGCACGTCGTAGGCTTTGCGCTTATCTTTTTCTTAGGGTCAATGTCTAGCTTTAACATGGGTGGAGTCATTATCGGAATGAACACTGGTACGGTACTACTAATGA from Sutcliffiella cohnii encodes:
- a CDS encoding FxLYD domain-containing protein, which encodes MFCHRCGVKVVEDANYCSNCGVSLKEEPTLLERNRKSTTSRRKRMVPFFLPILTAIVVFASIFAYYSYEKKVNAQVLAWKETSESLALDGDYDRAKTYLKDALEKRPNYFVLRNNLEVVSIVEEYEEELQKVASLLEERDFEEAEKKLQKMREGMNNIQGPLADKIKSEINSLEGSIKIAKIVMDLEKLTTVDELAKQLQILSSIPSEDGKVVKEQIMNRIVQLSIEDAEKELENRQFTRALAIADRGLQYALNDERLLAFKEKVQLDQQAFEQAEIERIERAKEAAAQEELKNRTAAVEVVSFEAEMDEFKGLVVSGEIKNVATADISSITVSYKILDKNRKEIEERSTTVFPYTLSPGETGKFEDYYFDVDDEVTVEIDNITWFVE
- a CDS encoding S1C family serine protease translates to MKKVWVLNAILSLLIVAAGVYAWSWVKNTLPKQLAAPSSLYIQAEETKKEEVNPQLKEIIYEAQKLVVKIEIADGSFGSGFLYNNQGDIITNAHVVANAKEVKVITVDSKELTGEVIGISVDTDIAVVRVLELEGTKPLRIANNQKAELGDEVIALGSPLGLQNTVTTGIVSGVGRSFHIEPFRYEDMYQISAPIAPGNSGGPLIDTRTGEVIGINSAVMEQGVIGFSIPINNVISLIRSWSETPMTSLPRVGVAVPGNNNGQSSSNEDIANYIAQYYFESINHRDYVTAYSLLGSELQSTLSYEEFRADFMNVLAVEINSTFTEMVDRNVNVTVLIQTQQRGDDGLTFTNYECNFVLGLENDQMKILSKDRKKID
- a CDS encoding polysaccharide biosynthesis protein, encoding MKKFYKGVLLLALAAFLGESLEFLVNMVLAKQLGEVGLGLYMSIMPVIFLVVIIASLELPVSVSKFVAEKEQKYHVSMLRHTFKLTLKFTIIYLLLAAIVLPNIPVFQSYHPLVKWLVLLLIPIISFTSIVRGYFMGKQMMGKIAFSNFLRKAVQLVLLTVVYYLFQFSLQTSILIAICTFIGTELVVCLYLVLMYFTQWRKMKTEPNSELAKSTVHASLLQVSIPTTAMRIFHSVTHAVQPFLIKIALLKAGFTETMALEQFGLLAGVAITIGFFPAFIAHSLMIVLIPTVSEAHSKGDHVKLQKLLQQVMFITFLYGIPAVIVCYIFADPLTHIFFENSSASTYLQLLWPNFLFNFIVIPLQAFMIGLGLIKDAFIHIVWSHVVGFALIFFLGSMSSFNMGGVIIGMNTGTVLLMMMHYLTVCNKIGVSFTLQVPKNEWR